In Pseudorasbora parva isolate DD20220531a chromosome 1, ASM2467924v1, whole genome shotgun sequence, the DNA window caaaacatgtctcagttcagtgaacggccGGAGTTACAAGATATACTACAAGATATTCgtttatttctagtctgagggactgtcactcatgtcagaaagtgagtaactatagtaacttgtgaGATCAGCGCTGATGTGAGACGCGagccgtttagaacgattcagttcgatttggtgaactggttcgaccagatcactaaaaagatccggttaaaaagaacgattcgttcgcgaaccggacatccagcagctattgtttagggttcttgccaccacgagacaaatcggcattgcaaattgaacatatagctcgacttgaattgccttcttgtgactgaaagtactgccaaacaacacattttctgttcacGAGTTCCATTTTCACTTTCTCACAGCCTACTGCATTCAAACGGTCCACCTAGTAAACACGTTGCCATAATCAACCGCGGCATCATGTTCGACCAGTATCGCGTAGTGCAAGCGGGTTCGGTTcggtggaaaaaaattctagggttcggcagaaaccgaacccagtcaaaaagcccaatattcggccgaatccgaacccgaatcctggattcggtgcatccctaaaacaaacacacctacatctcatgccctgggggtaagcaaatgaacatcacattttcatttgttttggTGAACAATCTCTTTAAATAAATAGGACTATGCCTGAAGACATTGCAAATACAGCCGCTAAGTGAGCAGGCtttctttaaaatgtttgtgaaatgtatttaaaatctatttgaatttatttaaattgaattgaACATTTCACTTTTTCAGGAATTCAGCCTGTTTTTGAGGAACTTAAACTTGTTCTGATAGGAAGTCAAGGTGCTGGAAAAAACGCTATTGGTAATGCCATCTTTAGGGAGAAAATCTTCACATTGTGGACATCTTATAAAAGCCACTATGTCAAGGAGACTCGTACAGTATCAGGAACACAGATTCATTTGGCTCGCACACCAGGCTGGAAAGGAGACTTGAGTAGATCAGAGAAAACCAAATATGAAATTGTTCACTGTGTGCAGTCCTTATACAATACTGGCCCTCACGCAGTCCTCTTGGCTCTTAAAGTGAACTCGGAGCTGCCAGAGTCGACCATCCAGACCCTAGAGAGTCTTCTTACTGATAAGCTATGGGATCATACAATAGTGCTGTTCACCAATGGAGAAAAACTTGGAGGATATACCATTGAGGATCATATCAGATGTAAGCAGCTTCAGCCTTTAATTGACAAGTGTGGAGAAAGATATTTTGTGGTTCAAAAAAAAGACAGCAACCAGATTACTGACACAATTGAGGAGCTCATTATCAGAAAGAATTCAGCAAGATGCTTTAAACTCTCTGCTCCGAACGAGGTTTATATTAATACATTACTGTCAGACTGGATATGGCTTGTCACGAGGATCAAATCTAAAATTGATTCTATCTCAGCCTTCAAGGAAAATTTATGCAGAAAGCATAATACACGAAATAATAACTCTGTTACAAAGTTACTCCGATCAAAAGATGATGAGATAAGGAGGCTGAATAACATTGTTCAAGAAAAAGAGAAGGAGATCGTGAGGCTACGATCAGGAAACTCAAGGACTCGAGATGGACCGGACCTGTCTGCCCTAAACAGAAGAATTGCAGAACTGGAACATCAACTCGAtatgaagtgcaaagaggtagagAAAAAGGATACTGAGATTGaagaattgaaaacacagctaCAAATATGGAAAACAAAAGCTAAAGAATGGAGAACACATGAGGATCAACGTGCAACTGCACATGCAGACATGCGTAGTCGAATTGGTCAAAATGTTTCCAAAATGGAAAGCTACAAACAAATTCCATTACCTGATCGTCCTTCAAATCGTAAGTTGTTCAAATGTCTTTTGATAACAGCAATAATC includes these proteins:
- the LOC137070488 gene encoding uncharacterized protein yields the protein MFDQYRVVQAGIQPVFEELKLVLIGSQGAGKNAIGNAIFREKIFTLWTSYKSHYVKETRTVSGTQIHLARTPGWKGDLSRSEKTKYEIVHCVQSLYNTGPHAVLLALKVNSELPESTIQTLESLLTDKLWDHTIVLFTNGEKLGGYTIEDHIRCKQLQPLIDKCGERYFVVQKKDSNQITDTIEELIIRKNSARCFKLSAPNEVYINTLLSDWIWLVTRIKSKIDSISAFKENLCRKHNTRNNNSVTKLLRSKDDEIRRLNNIVQEKEKEIVRLRSGNSRTRDGPDLSALNRRIAELEHQLDMKCKEVEKKDTEIEELKTQLQIWKTKAKEWRTHEDQRATAHADMRSRIGQNVSKMESYKQIPLPDRPSNRGEHVPTGSVVLREWGLGLCKILDELSDAQLKKMQDFMHLDKEWNIPRRLMEGKNRGDLVDLIIEKWGQRQSVLKTQDLIKKIPRNDDCMIELFRPFLNEIGDTW